In the Flavobacterium sp. 90 genome, TATGCTCTTTTATGGTTGAATCTCTTCCTTCGATTCCTTCTTTTTTGATGACTTTTGAACGATTTAGATTTACGGTAACGGCATCGATTCGTAAACTTGGCAGATTAAGATCGCTTTTTACCAAAGGTTCAAAAACTAAAGGAGCAAAGACTCTTAAATTAAATTCGCCTCCGGTTTTGTCGATAATAAAATCTTTCGATTCAGATTCGTTATAATTAATTCCTGTGTATTCAGGATCTTTGGTATCTAAAACTTCGTTTACATTAAAATTGAATTTCATAATGATTTATTTTTTTGTTTTTTAATTTGAAAATGTTTGTGCAAATGCGGTCATGAGAGTATTTTCCATTCTTTTATCGTTGTGTTTTTGTAACCAAAGAGCTTCTTCAAGAAGTTTGTAAAACTCATTCATAGGTAATTGATACGGATCTACCTGAAAAGCCTGTCTGATAAGTGCAGCCGATTTTTTGAATTCGTCTTTTTGCGGAGTTGCATCTATCGTAAATTCGCTGTCTTTTTTTATCATCGCAACAATTGAATTTCCTGCAGAAAGCATGAATTCATCATCATAATTTTCCTGATCAAGGATACATTCTTTAAATAAAAACAAGATCGCTTCATGCGGATTATCTTTGTATATATTTTGGTAGTTTAAGAAGGTATCGAACGAAGGTTTTTTACAATAAGTAGTTGTTAATTCGTCGGCTGAGGTAAGTTTTAATACACTTCCGTATTTTTCTTTTAGGTTTTGTATGGCTGTTTCGTCTGGCATTTTTTTGTTTTTTAGAGATTTAGTCTTTTTGTTTTGGTACAGAATTAAACTTTATAATTTCAGAATATTAAATATTTGAATCTCTACTTTCTTTTTTAATAGCTTCAGTCAGACTTTCGCTTTTTTCAGATACGCTTAATGGCGCGATGTTAAAGCTTTCTATAAAAATGCTTCCTTCTGATGCTTGCGCTAAAGGATTTTTGAAATTACTCATGTCTGGTGTTTTAGGTGTTTCTCCTAAATCTTTTGGTGTATAATCCATGATTCGCTTATTGTTTTAATTGTTAATATGATGATTAGAATTATGTGTATAGTTGAGGTGTCCACTTTCAGAAATGTTTTGAAAGCAGGAGTTTTTTTGTGCCTTTTGGGCAAACTAATAGTTGGAATTAGAGTATGTAAAAATACGGCAGAAGTGTCTGAAAAACGAAAAATTGGAGTTGTGTTTTCAGTAGTTTCAGTAGAAAATAAATGTCTTTT is a window encoding:
- a CDS encoding DUF6046 domain-containing protein, whose translation is MKFNFNVNEVLDTKDPEYTGINYNESESKDFIIDKTGGEFNLRVFAPLVFEPLVKSDLNLPSLRIDAVTVNLNRSKVIKKEGIEGRDSTIKEHITNGDFSVSIEGLIANETGDEYPKEKLFLLKQFLNAPYSLRVTHAILNRFGIYELVIDSYSIPSISGTKNIQKFTASATSDETVELIIRDNA